Genomic DNA from Mycolicibacterium helvum:
GTTCCCTGGTATCTCGCCGCGAGCGCGGCGGCCAGCCCGTCCCAGGTCGATTCGGTGGCGAACACGGCAATGTGGTCGTCGGTGATCTGGGCGGCCATCCCTGCGATATCGCCGGCCTTCTGCCTCTCCCGGATGCGGGCTGTGGTCCCCTCGAAGCCCGCCTCGTCCCAGATGAACGCGTAGTTGGGCGTACTGCCGTAGAAGCTCATGGAAAATCGCACCCGCTCGCGTTCGGCCGCGCGTTCCTCGTCGGAGTCGCCGACGATGGTCATCGCCGGCACGATCAACGCGATATCGGCCGGCGATCGGCCTGACTTCGCCGCACCCGCAGCCACTTTCGGCACCACGTGCCGCGCGATGTACCCGGGCTCGCCGATCGGGTGGACGTGCACGCCGTCAGCCACCTCGCCGGCCATCCGCAGCATCCACGGGTTCACCGCCGCGATGTCGACCTTTGGATCGGGCGCCTCGATCGGGCCAGCGCTCCACTGTGGGGTGATGAAGTCCAGGTTGTAGAACTCGCCGTGGTGATCAAGCGTGCCGGTACGAAATGCCGAGAAGCAAGCCTTGACGGCCAGCACATAGTCACGCAGTCGCGGACCCGGACGTTCGAACGCCGTGCCGTAGCGCCGCGTGACGTGAGTGCGGACCTGGGTGCCCAGCCCCAGCCGGAAGTGTCCGCCGGTCGCTTCCTGCAGTTCCCACGCGGTCGCCGCGGTGATGAATGGACTTCTCGGAAACGCAACGGCGACACCGGTCGATAGCTCCAGGCCAGGTGCGGCTTGACCGGCCACCGCGGCGTTGAGATAGGGGGTTCGTCCGGTCTCGGTGAACAGCATTCCCGAGAACCCGGCGGCCAGCGTGCGCTGCGCCAAGCCGCCGATCTGTCCCAACGGAAGAGCGGTGGTCATGACGTCGACATCCACCGAACGAATGGTAACTGGCGCGTGGAAACGCCATCCGCGGACTCATCCTGGCCCTAGTCTGTGATACGGCTGTGGAATAACTGGAAACGGATCGGGGACAACGACGTGGCGACGATCAAGCAGGTATGTCTGGGAGTTGCGATCGCCGGCGTGGTCGCCGGCACCGGCTCGGCGGTCGCGACCGCCGTAGCTGCCGCCGACTCGGGTTCCCCGGATTCAACGGGTGCGTCCGCGTCTTCGAGTTCGCCGTCGTCGTCAGCCACCACCCGGTCGCGCAAGCCGGCGCAGAAGGCCGGTGCCGGCGTCACGGGGCCCCGCCGCAGCGGCACGGTCAGCACGTCAACGCCCGCGGAGTCGGTGGCCAAACCGACCGCACGGCGGACCATCACACCGATGAAACTCGCAGCTGCACTGTCCCTTCCGGCGCCGCTTCCCGCACCGGCGCTGCCGCTGGCCCCGGCCGGCAGCGTCACCACCGGCAACTCCTACCGCGCCGCCCGCAGTGCCGGCACAACGGTCTTATCGGTCACCAACAACGTCGCCGATCCGACCAACGTCCATGTGCTGGTGATCGGGGTCGACGGCACCAACCTGCGCCGGGTCCTGGCCGGCGACAACCCGAATTTTGACGCGTTGATGGGCAACAGCGTCACTGGGGTCGCGAGCATCGTCGGCCACACCACGATCTCCAACCCGTCGTGGACCGCCATCCTGACCGGCGCGTGGGACAACCAGACCGGCGTGATCAACAACATCTTCACGCCCGACACCTATATGAAGTGGCCGACGGTGTTCAACCAGCTCGAGCACTTCAATTCCGCGATTGACACCATGGTGATCGCCGACTGGGATGTGATCACCGATATCGGCCAGGCCGGGCAGTACCCAGTCGACACATATTCGCTTGTCCCGCAGGTTCCCGGCGACACCAACTGGTCCCTGACCGATGCCGAGGTGACCGCGCAGACGGTTGCGGCGATCGGGAGCGGCGACCCGCCGAACTTCCTGTTCTCCTATCTGGTCCAGGTCGACGAAGCCGGACATCAATACGGCGGAGCCTCAGCGCAATACGCGGCCGCCATCAACCGGACCGACACCAACATCGGCGCGATCATGGAGGCGATCAACAACTCGACCGAGAACTGGACGGTCATCGTCGTCACCGACCACGGCCACCAGCCGCAGGTGGGTTTCGGGCACGGATTCCAGTCGCCCGACGAGACCTCGACATGGGTCATCGCCAACGGCGCCGGCTTCGACCCGGGCCGGATGAATCTGGCCTATTCGATCGTGGACGTCACGCCCACCATCATGTCCCTATTCGGCGGGCCGCCGCCGGCGGGCTCCCACGGGGTATCGCTGACCACGCTCGGAAACAGCAACGTACTTCCGGCCGATCTGGATCAGGCGCTCAACGACGCCATCGCACGCAACGGGTGGCCCGATATCGCCACCAATGTGGCACTGAGTGTGCGGACCATCTTCGCCAGCATCCCGTACTTCCTGGACGGCGGAATCACCACCATCAACGCCACCCTGCAAGGCATCGTGGATCAGAACATCTTCCTGATCAGCCAGCTGGCCGCGGTGTCCGCGGCGGTGGTTCAGGTGCTCGGCAACGTCGGCGTCTCGGCCACCAGCCTGATCGCCGAACTGGTCGCCTGGATGACCGGGGTGGACATCTTTTCGCAGGGCCATCCGCTGCCTCCGCCATCGGGGGCGGCCGAGCCGTCGGCGCCGTCCGTGCTGGTGGCCTAACCCCTCACGCAGACTCTGGTAGGCCATACTCGCTTCGATGGGTACCTACGCTGTCACCGGCTCGGCATCGGGCATGGGAAAAGCCGTCGCGGCGAGGCTGCGAGCCAACGGCCACACGGTGATCGGGGTCGACATCCAGCCGACCGACGTGGTGGAAGACCTCTCGACGCCTGCCGGTCGCCGAGCCGCAGCCGAGGCAGTGCGCAGCGCCTGCGGCGGGCGGCTCGACGGCGCGGTGTTGGCGGCCGGACTCGGGCCGACGCCAGGTCGCGACCAGCCAGCGCAGATCACTCAGGTCAACTATTTCGGTGTCGTGGAGTTGCTGCAGGCGTGGCGGCCTGCCCTGGCCGCCGGTGAGCGGGCGAAAGTTGTGGTTTTTTCCAGCAATTCGACTACCACCATTCCCGCGATACCCGGGCGCGCGATCCGCGCACTGCTGGCCGGCGACGGCGACAAGGCCGTACGGACGTTAAAGCTGTTTGGCCGCGGCGCATCCTCGATGGCCTACGGGGCCTCGAAGGTCGCGGTGAGCCGCTGGGTTCGGCGCCATGCGGTGACCCGCGACTGGGCGGGGGCGGGAATCCGTCTCAACGCCATCGCCCCGGGGGCCATCCTGACCCCGTTGCTGGAAAAGCAGCTGTCCACCCCGGCCGAAGCCAGGGCGATCCACTCGTTCCCGGTGCCGATCGGCGGTTTCGGCGACGCCGGGAAACTCGCCGACTGGGTGGTGTTCATGCTATCCGATGCAGCTGATTTCCTCTGCGGCAGTGTACTTTTCGTCGATGGCGGCTCCGATGCCTACTTCCGGTCTGACGACTGGCCTGGCCCGGTGCCGGCCCGGCGGCTAGTGCCCTACCTGCGCCGATTCACGAGATTCACGAGCTTTACGCAATGATCAGGCTGATCGCGCTGCTGGTGATGGCGCTGACCTTGGCCGGATGTGGCGGCATCAAGAAGCCCCCGGGAACCACCACCATCGACGTCTCGTATGACGATCTGCTGAAGAAGAAGCAGATTCGCCTTGATATCCCGCTCGGCGTCGGTGACACCCTGCGGGTCAACCTGGCGTCCAACCCATCCACCGGTTACCAGTGGGACGCGCAGGCCCAGATCAGCGACCTAGGCGTGATCGCGC
This window encodes:
- a CDS encoding TIGR03617 family F420-dependent LLM class oxidoreductase, which codes for MDVDVMTTALPLGQIGGLAQRTLAAGFSGMLFTETGRTPYLNAAVAGQAAPGLELSTGVAVAFPRSPFITAATAWELQEATGGHFRLGLGTQVRTHVTRRYGTAFERPGPRLRDYVLAVKACFSAFRTGTLDHHGEFYNLDFITPQWSAGPIEAPDPKVDIAAVNPWMLRMAGEVADGVHVHPIGEPGYIARHVVPKVAAGAAKSGRSPADIALIVPAMTIVGDSDEERAAERERVRFSMSFYGSTPNYAFIWDEAGFEGTTARIRERQKAGDIAGMAAQITDDHIAVFATESTWDGLAAALAARYQGTASRIVLYNALGDDERFERYGEVARQLSQSAAR
- a CDS encoding alkaline phosphatase family protein — its product is MATIKQVCLGVAIAGVVAGTGSAVATAVAAADSGSPDSTGASASSSSPSSSATTRSRKPAQKAGAGVTGPRRSGTVSTSTPAESVAKPTARRTITPMKLAAALSLPAPLPAPALPLAPAGSVTTGNSYRAARSAGTTVLSVTNNVADPTNVHVLVIGVDGTNLRRVLAGDNPNFDALMGNSVTGVASIVGHTTISNPSWTAILTGAWDNQTGVINNIFTPDTYMKWPTVFNQLEHFNSAIDTMVIADWDVITDIGQAGQYPVDTYSLVPQVPGDTNWSLTDAEVTAQTVAAIGSGDPPNFLFSYLVQVDEAGHQYGGASAQYAAAINRTDTNIGAIMEAINNSTENWTVIVVTDHGHQPQVGFGHGFQSPDETSTWVIANGAGFDPGRMNLAYSIVDVTPTIMSLFGGPPPAGSHGVSLTTLGNSNVLPADLDQALNDAIARNGWPDIATNVALSVRTIFASIPYFLDGGITTINATLQGIVDQNIFLISQLAAVSAAVVQVLGNVGVSATSLIAELVAWMTGVDIFSQGHPLPPPSGAAEPSAPSVLVA
- a CDS encoding SDR family oxidoreductase, with translation MGTYAVTGSASGMGKAVAARLRANGHTVIGVDIQPTDVVEDLSTPAGRRAAAEAVRSACGGRLDGAVLAAGLGPTPGRDQPAQITQVNYFGVVELLQAWRPALAAGERAKVVVFSSNSTTTIPAIPGRAIRALLAGDGDKAVRTLKLFGRGASSMAYGASKVAVSRWVRRHAVTRDWAGAGIRLNAIAPGAILTPLLEKQLSTPAEARAIHSFPVPIGGFGDAGKLADWVVFMLSDAADFLCGSVLFVDGGSDAYFRSDDWPGPVPARRLVPYLRRFTRFTSFTQ
- a CDS encoding protease inhibitor I42 family protein, whose translation is MIRLIALLVMALTLAGCGGIKKPPGTTTIDVSYDDLLKKKQIRLDIPLGVGDTLRVNLASNPSTGYQWDAQAQISDLGVIAQRDHYDSGPSGVHLPGSPGTATWTFQALALGNATVSTNYGQPWPGGTKNAWTFTAVVTVR